The genomic stretch ttgcattttaaGCCAAATGCgtggttcttgacactctaacaatatatcaatataacaaattcagcagcagtaaatgattttatattgaatattatatgttttagattttatcattgtcatataattagtatcataattacctgagtggaatgaacatgagaattttattgaacattgacatttgattgctcctcactctgagtagatgtattctatttacaagtaagatagaaagacatgaattcaacatcaaaatttaaaaaaatacaaaagtaaagactaaccaaaaaattaaacatgaatcttagttattattgcaattcagccacatgaaaatatagtttcagcatcaaaatacttacttgatttttcattaaagaaacaatgagttactccatgtgttgcattttgtCTTTCAAATCTTTGCATTGACCTTCTATCTTCATCAAATGGTCATCTCTTTCTGACACAATTtgcaactttgactgagtaactCCTCTTCCGAAAGCTCTCATGTATGAATTTTTTTCAGGACCAAGGACTTTTGTGAGGATGTCTTCATTAACACTTGTAGTTGAAGACATAGCAGGATCTTTCTTATATTCTTCAACCAAATCCTTAAAAAATAAATAGTATCAATAAAtgtattcaaacaaatgagtaagttaaaactaaagtcacatgattttgaaagggaaaggtgtatacaaaagcttcagccacttctgaatttactggttcgccatttttcttcttatgtgctttggtccaaacatcaactctagaaggtggtgttttggtttcactatggttcatctatcaaaataagaaaataaattaaaaaaatatctaaaccaaattttataataaaacaactgtaaatatgtttggctttaccaattcatcaatcaatcttgcataacctttgcgactacaagtgtggggtagttgctttgtccgtatttttttgaatttctcgcttgtagcctaagaatataaagttaatagagacattaaactataaattttaatcataaatatatttggttataagatgttaagaataaaataccttaAACTCAGCACTATTTTTTTCCTTAACAAAACTTTTCCACTCATTCATAGATTTAATATTATCAGGCTTTAGTTTCAATCTTGCTTCTACATTTGGTTCCTTTGTTATTTTAGTAACTAGCCTTGATTTTGAAGCTCTCCAAATATCTGCCATACTTTTCAATATATAGTTCTTTTGCCAATCTTTGTCAACCTTATATCTTGCCTAGTAAAATTAATAATAGGTTAGTATTAATGTAAATGAATTTCAACAAATTTCATGTTCAATGCATAAAACCTGAGTATATATACCTGAATAGATTTCCATAAGACCTCTTTCATTCCTAGAGAAATCTTCCTCCAATCTTTTATTGTTACTGGTGCAATTTCTCTAACAAGTGCACCCAAAAATGAAGACAAAGATATTGATGttgcacctattggttgtccctttGAGTTAAACTTAACTTCCAAACGACCATCACTGTCTATTGCAATAGACTTCATTTTACTAGGGCCTCTAGTTCTCTTTTGGGTAATAGGTGCAACAACTTCTTCAGGTAGTTCTTGTTTGTCAGGCAAGTTTTCAACAATTGTGTCTGGCAAGTTTTCAACAATTGTTTCATTTGGGTTTTCTGGGATTTGTAGGCGTTGGATTTTCTTGTGGCTGTTGGTGAGATGGCATGGTCATTTGAAGGACTAATTTCTACTTCAACCACTCTTTTAATAGATCCCCTAGTGGCTGTCATTGAAGCTAAGAATGGAGAAAATAGGTCATTAGTAGGTGGTCTCACTATTTTTTCAAGAGAGTCTATTGGTTGTTCAACCTCAAATAGATTTTTAAGAGATCTCCTTGTCACAGGGGAGATgggtatttcttcttcatcagaagagtcATTTCTTACAATCATTCTACGTGTCTTTTTCTTTGGAGACACATCCTTAGTAtatctctcttcaacaaccttatccatttccaaatttagtctaaagctcttcctcttttcattgaggagtttaactaattttcctgtaggtatgtattttggcctctttccttttgtagatggaggtgacatatcttgtacttggcaaactctttgactagtttctgatcaaccgtttctataattagtatgaattttgatgagttacaaatatcataaataacaacatattatcaattatcacaaaaaaaaacatataataaaagttagaaagaaagaaataaatagtcATTCTTGGCATCAAAGACATATGTTTTCAAGAGTTCTTCGCTAAAAATACACAAATAAGAAACAACCAATTAATGAGCTAAAGTATAAACTGAAATTTCCATTGATTACAACTTTAAATGTCAAGTGCAACATCTTATACAATTtacaaaaaacacaacaataatcaaactaatataccctcacaatcatctctaacatattgttcatcttccactacattatATAACCTAGATTCAGTAACTTCAGACATTAAAGGCATGAATTCttgctcatcataattttccatgTCATAAAAACCTCTAGGGGTGCCCTAATCACCACATACCAATTGGAAGAATCATGTTCTCTTGAGTAGAAGAGTTGTTTAGCTTGTGAGGCTAAAATAAAAGGGTCTCTACCAACAAACCATTGACTTTGGTGTAGATTAACTAAAGTAAGATTATCCTCCACCCTAACACCGTTAGGGACATTTGCCCAATCACATTTGAAAATTGGAATCTGAACTATACagtaatctaacaagattatctcccttataaccccatagtatgaaactaaattaggaacttgagatacatctttggcactagatctacacatagttgtagcttcaattgagacaccactattctgtgtggactTCTCAATGTCATGTACATGGAATCTTTGACCATTGATAATATATCCAGTGTAAGAAGCAGCATGTTTTCTGGGTCCATATGCTAGCCATTTCAACAAATCAGTTTCATCACAAGTTGAGAAATGCATAGGAACCTATACAAATAATAGTATGACATTGTTAATTTTCTTAATGATATTTAAAACAGCTCATATGAACCAGTTAGTTTGCATTAATTTACCTTTTCCTTCATCCATGTTGAAAAAGTTTGTATATGTTTCTTCCAAAGTAATCCACTATTTCTCTCgtatattttgtttgtttttttcaactcctctaagtgaatcctaatttataggaccaatgagttactattactacatttttaatataaaaaataataatttctaataTCAGACACTTACTCTAGAAAAGGCTCCACAACAAATGTATTTAACATAATGTATCGATGTGCAATTTCTAACAACTCATCTGTCAATATAATTTCTTTCCTCCTAGAAATTGGACGACCTTCAAGTATCACATCATTTGACCACTCTTCATTTCGACCTTCTTTTGTGTTTAGTTCAATTGAATGGTCAGTGAATTCATTACAAAAGCTCACACACTCATCTGCAAGATAACACTCTGCAATACAACCTTCAGGCCTTGCTCGATTTCTGACATAATCTTTCAATATCTTCATGCGTCTATTAATCACACAATTGCTCATCATTAATAGAATGTTCACATAAACTAATAagaataaacaaaacaattaagtcttagtgattcacctctcaaatggatacatccatcgaaattggacTGGTCCACATAGTCGTGCTTCTCGTCCGATATGAACCACTAAGTGAATCATGACatcaaaaaatgatggtggaaagaatCTCTCTAGTAAGCATAAAGTTTCAATAACATCATTTTCTAATGCCATTATGCTTTCTCTATCAAGAACACGTTGACATATTCGATTAAAGAACGTGCATAATCTTATTATAGCATCTCTTGGACCCAATGGCATCAATCCTTTTATAGCCACCGGTATAAATTGTTGCATCAAAATGTGGCAATCGTGTGACTTAAGGCCCATGAGCTTGCATTGTTCCATTGAAACACAATTTCGAATATTTGAGCTACATCCATCAGGTACTTTCAATGAGAACAAccttttacaaaataattctttCTCAAGCTTTGATAGTGTGTGTAAAGCTGCAGGAAGATAGGTTCTAGTCCCCTTCTCTTGTGGGTGTAATGCACTCCTAATACCCATATGTTGCAAATCCAAGCGAGCTTTTAGTCCATCTTTACTTTTTCCAGCAACATCTAGCAATGTATTACagatgctttcacaaacatttttctctatgtgcatcacatccaaattgtgacgaacatacaattcctaaaaaaattgcaaaagaaataactaatgaaattcctccaaaaaaaataatttacaCAAAAAATTTTTAGAGTAGTAAGAATGTGCTAACCTTCCAATAAGGTAACTGAAAAAATATGGATCGCTTTttccacatttcttttgaatcattttgtttccttttctttgaagtggattttccccaaacattcacaaaatCTTTAAGGTGTTCAGCAATTGTAGTCCCATTCATGATTCTTGGCGGATTTCCATGCTCAACTTCTCCATCAAACCAACTTCTTTTACTCCGAAATGGATGGTCTTCTTTAAGAAATTTCCGATTACCTCGATATGAAAACTTCCCACTATGTTTTAGCCACTCGGAATGAGTACCATAACCACATAGGGGACAACTAAAACATCCCTTATTTTTACAACCAGCAAGGTTCCCGTATGCTGGAAAATCTTGGATTGTCCACATCAAAATAGCCCGTAACTTGAAATTTGTATTGTCCAATACATCATGAGCATCAACACCCTCATTCCATAATAATTTCAAGTCCTCTACGAGGGGTTCTAagtatatatcaatatcattccaaAGTAGTTTAGGTCCTGGAATtaacattgataataaaatattctcctgtttcatgcacaaccatgggggtaagtTGTACATGACCAACAATACAGGCCAAACACTATACTTAGAACTTAAATTACTAAATGGGTTAAATCCATCTGTGGAAAGGCCAAGTCTAATATTTCTCTCTTCATTTGAAAATGATGGCCATTTATCATTGACTAGCTCCCATGCTGCTGAATCCACTGGGTGACGCATTTTTCCATCACAActtttattgttgtgatgccatcTTAATTCCTTTGAAATTCTTTTAGACATGAACATCCGTTTCAACCTAGGGATTGTAGGAAAGTACCTTAAAACTTTTGCTGGGACACCATGTCGAACCTTTTTAGTCAGCTTATCTGACATCCAACGTGAAGTTCCACATGTTGGACATTCTTGcaagttttctttatcttttctaaACAAACAGCAATCATTAACACACGCATGAATCTTTTCATATCCTAAATCAAATAATCGAAGAAATTTTAGAACCTCGTACATAGACTTGGGGATCATATTATCTAAAGGAAACATATCATTCAAAAGTCTTAACAATTCATCAAAACTTTTGTCAAACCATCCATTGGTAGTTTTAAGCTTATACAATGCAACAATTGACGATAACTTAGTATATTTAGTGCATTGTGGATATAATGGAGTGTCTGCATCTTCTATTTTTTCCATAAAAGTGTCATCATGACCTTCTAGATGACTTTCAAAATCACAACCATCAATATTTGTAGCCCTAAACAAGTTGTAAGAATCAAAGGTTTCCATTGTCTCTACATCATCATCTCTTAATaattcttccccatgatgaaactAGATTTTGTATGTTGGATCAATCCCATAAATGACTAAGTGTTCATACAAAATGTTAATACattggttgtaacgacccaaatttagtgttaaggcttaagggcctggagtagtgtgcctggagagcatgatgggattttgtgtgtgactttattaagtttaatgcatcattatgatttattgcacgttatatgactatttgattatttgagatgcatgactatgtgaattagtatgcatgtagaactgattgtcttaaaatgagcatgattgtaacttggccatgttagggcataactgtgataattgtactatgtgaattgtgccatgtgagtgtgatgttttatcaggatgcacgcatcgagacggtcctagagagccagttagtctaaaagtcacaacgggatgttgtacccggctcgggaggagcccagggatacttcgggaatcttataagttgagtttagaaagagtgattagttattggtattttggtaaccatttgtaactgctgtgagtaacaagttttaagataggaagtggtagaattgaaatgaaagtgttaagacttaagtacccttgaaggtttagcttagaaggattagtaaggaggggtaatttggtcttttggcaaggcaaatagacattgtgcagctgggatttagggggtacagtttgggcatttgggtcacttgtggctttgataaaattagaagagaaggaaaagaagaggagagaaaggctagggcaaagaagaagaaagaagaagaggtgtagaaaggggctgaagtgggaagcttagaaggagatcaagggagcttttagggtggattctactcttgaggtaaggatcttatgcttatttaagtttgttttctgtgttggttgaggaatttaatgcttgagttaagattttcatgggttttggtttgggttgttgaatttgaaatcaaaggagtggatcttgtgtgtattgatgttttggatttgattctagtgtttatggggtgttagattgttcatatgaggtttggattggagttttggggtttaggttttggtttgggatgatttggagaggttaaagctcggggaaaattgcaggaaaaacccagaattctgggtctgcgaaggtgtgccgcggcagggtttttgtgtgccgcggcaagggagcttctgtctgatgggtgccgcggcacaaggatgtggtgccgcggcacaaggcaattttcaggatagtctttttggcaattttaggtcttagctccgggggttcgtgggatgcctccgggggttgttttaaggttttagaggtcccgagagtgcgggattggtcccgggaagtggttttgggtttggttagtattaaaagtgttttatgtgtgttgtgactaggatttcggagaggctcgtgcttgaggaccgtgctcgtgatcgtggtgcatcggaaggCACAGATtataggtaagaaaaccgtaacccccgagtttagggcatggccccactgtgtgattgtagggcgtggccccggactgtaatacgtgcaaatgcttaaccttaaatgaaccgtgatgtgtgtgaatgtttattttgaatgtactatatgtgtgattatgatgaaacgagcggcagaggccgggtacggcgtaggccggggcggccgtgggccgaaagtaacacacagcacatgggatgcttatattcagggtgggacccaagggatacatgagttatcctcgcggtgagaaccgaaactccaggttttggtaaggccttgggagcggcatggccgtacttgtttattatgatggttttcctatgtgtcagtgaattattgccagctatttgttttgcatatgttatgtgttatttgggttttcttgctgggcttcggctcacgggtgctccgtgtggcaggtaaaagcaaggagtcagtcaaccggccatgagtatggagagcgtgggggcggcgcgtacatgttcggcctgcccgactgctttggttgggggcattttgtatatggctgtatttaaccattcttttgatagctgatcaagtgtaaatctattttggtgttgtaaacattttgtaaaccttattttgggatcccaaatgttttatatttaacgttttcaatgaagttgaccattttaaaagaatacagcctcaaactctggtttaatcacacttttggttttagaaaccactttgagtcaattaaatgcacaatttctgttttaaactcacttagtaacggctctaaggtagtagggcgttacattggtgACTTAAGTTTCGACAAACTTTGCATGGACACAATAACTTTTCTGGATAACCAGCCAGCTTTTCTGACATTTCTACAAAATTCTTAGCGCCTTCTCTATACTCATCTGAGGCTCTACAATTCAAAGACaagttcatatttataatatattagtaacaaatacagtaagttactaattttactaagctagcactaattaaatccctaattcttattacctattgaagcgtagccaatttttatccaacatgatcaccaacttAATTGTCCTGTTCTAACCAAAAAAAAGCAAAATTTTGATAAGTCTATGTAATGGTAAATACAAAAttgtatcaaccaaaatatactatatgatttgatttttaaaattacttgATTTTGAGTTCAGAAATGAATTTAAGCTGTTTATTTAGTCTTATTGCTAAACTTGGGATAATTCTGGCATTTCCAATCCTCATCTCaaagaaatattatatatatttatatttatatatatatatatatttgatataaatatatatttatatttggaaGTATAAAATCTCTCAGCAGAGCTAATTTCCCAGATGGGTTCACTTTTGGAACTGCTTCTTCAGCTTACCAGGTacacttttgttattttttctctGTATTTTCATTTAGGAAACATATTGCAATTGGAGTAtgagatatacatatatatatatatgtatatatataaagagtattGTCAGTTCAAGAATTTGATATATATTTCAATATGGTAGTTTGAGGGAGCTTCTGATGAGGGAAATAAAGGAGTTAGTATATGGGATACATTTACAAAACAACCAGGTGAGAACTTCAAAAAAATTGTTCGATAACTTTTAAGTAATGCATAATTTCTTTTCTAAGCATTATATGAAGATATAGTGGTTGATGTTTGTTACTTGTATGGTATTACAAGGAGAATTTTAGACTTCAGTAATGCAAACACAGCTGTTGATCAATATCATAGATTTGAggtatgatattttttttaaaaagaattatAAGATTTTTAATGTCACAAGCATAAGCTGATTATTCCATTTtctttccttatttttttttttagatttcttTTTGGGTAGCATTTTCctttttcaatttaaaatttataaaaaaaagtcAATTGTTGCGTGGGAAAGGAGTTTCAgcaataaaataacatgaaatttgATTAATTCTTTGTCTGTTCGAGAGTGACTGATGGGAGCTAATTTGTAATTTCTACATGGGCCAAAATATTTCAAGGGCCAAGAGAATCTCACGAATAAGAAAATTTAATTTCATAACACTATTGGACCTAGTAGTTACTGTTTTATGGATAATAAAGCTTCAAATCCTCATACTTTAGAAGATTTATTTGCACTGTTTGATGTTTTTGGCTTGTCACCTACTCATGAACTCGTGAATATTGGTTATTACATTACATCTTATGAAGCATATTACATTAAATCTTTCATGTTTTTAGGATTAAGAGTTTTATCTTTGTATTATTAGGATAGTTTCAGAGTTAAGTGTAGTAATTTGTGAATAATACTTCTAATCTAATTTTATTGATGAAAAATGTGGCCTTTATATAGGCTGATTACAGAGTAGAATTAGGCAGCAATCAAGGAAATTAGGAAAAAAATACAACCTAAACTAAGCTGTCAAATACACCCTAAATATAGTTGTACAAATAACTCTAGCTATTTACAAAGATATTtctacactccccctcaagctgagTTGTATATGTTATACAAACCCAGCTTGGATTTGAATTCTTCAAAACTCGTTCTTGGTAGGGCCTTTGTTAGAATGTCAGCGATTTGTTTCTTTGTAGGGATGTAGTTGAGTTCAATGATCTTTGAATTCACCTTTTCCGAAATGAAGTGTCTGTCTATCTCAACATGTTTAGTTCTGTCGTGGTGAACCGGATTTTTAGCAATGCTAATTGCAGCTTGACTATCACTGTACATTTTAAAGGACTCAGGAGATTCAAACCTCAATTCATTCATAAGCCTTTTGATCCACATCCCTTCACAAATACCTAAGGCCAAAGCCCGATATTCTGACTCTGCGCTACTCCTTGAGACTACAGACTGCTTTTTGCTGCGCCAGGTAACTAAATTACCCCATACATAGGTGCAATAACCACTGGTTGATCGTCTATCAGTCAGCTCCCCAGCCCAACTAGAGTCTGTGTAAACTTCCAAGTCTCGATTGTTGTATTTTATGAAGTGCAAACCCAGACCTGGTGTCATTTTCAGATACCTTAGAATACGATACACCGCTTCCAAATGTTCCTCACAAGGATTGTGCATATGTTGACTAACAACACTGACAGGAAAGGCGATATCTGGTCTAGTATGAGAGAGATAGATTAGTTTTCCTACTAATCTTTGATAGCTCCCCCTCTCTACTGGAGTTGAATCCTCTCTTCGATTATCTTTCAAGTTTGGATCCATGGGAGTGTCAACCGGCTTGCTCCCAATCATTCCAGTTTCCTTTAGAAGATCTAGGATATACTTTCGCTGAGATATAACAATTCCTTCTTTCGATCGAGCTACTTCCATACCAAGAAAGTATTTAAGGGTTCCTAGATCTTTGATTTCAAAAGCTGAGGCTAGAAGTCTTTTGAGATCTGAAATTTCTTCTGTGTCATCTCCAGTTAAgattatgtcatccacatatacaatGAGAATTGCTAGCTTTCTAGTTGGAGAGAACTTGAAAAATAGAGTATGATCAGCCTGGCTTTGAGTATATCCATGTTTGACAACTAACTTTGCAAATTTGTCAAACCATGCCCGAGGTGACTGTTTCAAGCCATAAAGGGATTTGAGGAGTTTGCACACTACTCGACCACTGTAGTGTTTCTTCATCCCTGGTGGAGTTTCCATATAGACTTCTTCTTCGAGATCCCCATTCAAAAAAGCATTTTTTACATCCAGCTGATATAAAGGCCAATCACAATTTACAGCTAGTGATAACAAGATTCTTACTGTATTAAGTTTGGCGACGGGAGCAAAGGTCTCCTGATAGTCAACACCATATGATTGAGTGAACCCCTTGGCGACAAGTCGAGCCTTGAATCTGTTGATACTCCCATCTGAATTATATTTGATGGTGAAAATCCACTTACAACCAACTGTCCGCTTTCCTTGAGGTAACTCAGTGACAACCCAAGTACCATTTTTCTCAAGGGTATTCATTTCTTCATCGACTGCACTCTTCCATTTAGGATCTTTCAAGGCCTCATAAATGTCTGTGGGAATCTGAATAAGATCAAGAGAAGATACAAAAGCTCGGTACATAGGTGTTAGTTTCCCATAAGCAACATACTTTTCAATGGGGTGATTGGTACAAGATCTGACACCCTTTCGATGAGCAATAGGAAGGTCGAGATCATCAATAGTAGGAGAAACTAACTCATGAGTCACAAAATCCTTACCTTCATGATTTTCAAGGTTGAGAGGGCTTTGATGAGTGTTTGGACAGCTCTTGTCTTGCATGTTGGTCTCTATATTCCCAACTTTCCTCCTGCTATAAACACGAAGTTCTTTGTTACCTATATCAAATTGTGCTTGAGTTTGAAGTGGTGGTGAGTTTGAAAGAGTGTTTGGATTTTCTGAGGAGGAAGGTGATGTTGGATTGAGTGTAGAGAATGACGGGTTTGATGTGTTTTCTGGAGACGGGTTGGATGAGTTTTCTGGAGACAGGTTGGATGTGTTTTTTGGATTGATATCCGGTTGGATAGGGAAAAAAGGCAAGGAAGGCAAAGGTTGAGCACTTTGATGTTCGTGCGCCATAATATTAGATTGAGGAAAAACAGCTTGATGATTCTGAAGAGTTTCCCAAAACTGATATTCATGTGAATGCTCCCCCTGAATACCAGATTTGGGAAAGAAAGATTGATGTTCAAAAAATGTGACATCCATAGTGTTATAAACCCTTTTTGAAATTGGGGAGTAACATTTGTACCCTTTTTGAGTGTTGGAATACCCGATGAAGATGCACTTGTGAGATTTTGGATCAAGTTTTGTTCTGTTGTGATCATAAACATGAACAAAGGCTGTACATCCGAAGACTTTGAATGGAAGATCTGTAGAAAAAAACTGAGATATGAGGGAATGTTGCAAGTAACAAATTTCTTGGGGCTTTGAATTGTAATACGCGGCTAGGCATACGATTGATGAGGTAGGTGGCTGTGAGTAAGGCTTCCCCCCAAAACTGTTTAGGAACATTTTTTGAAAACATGATAGATCTAGAAACTTCAAGAAGATGCCTATTTTTTCTTTCAGCCactccattttgttgcggagtatcaACACATGAACTAATGTGAACAATTCCTTGATCTAACAAGTATGGACCAAGTATGGAGTTGAAATATTCCTTTCCATTATCAGTTTTCAAGATTTGGATCTTTTGGTTAAATTGATTTTGAATCATGGaatgaaatttttgaaaaatggAAGCAgtttcagatttttctttcataagGAAGGTCCATGTTGTCCTAGTATGGTCATCAATAAATGATACAAACCATCTAGATCCATTAATATTTTTTACTCGCGATGGTCCCCAAATATCACTATGTATCATTGAAAAAGGCCGGGAAGGTTTGTAAGGAAGACTAGGGTAAGAGTTTCGAGTATGTTTAGCAAGTTGGCAGACTTCACAATAAaagaattttggtcttttgtggACAAATAACTGAGGGAACAATTTTTCAAGATAACCAAAATTTGGATGTCCAAGTCGAAAATGCCACAACATGACGAGATTTTCATTCGAAACAGACACAGAATTGAAAACTGGATCTAAATTAGAGTAGTTACCACAACTTGATGTATGAACTTGTTTACTTTTAGAAGAAGCTTTGAGAATATAGAGCCCATCATGCATTTCAGCACTGCCAATCACCTTCTCCGAGCCCTCAACCTGAAATTTACAAAGATTTGGATAGAATTTAGTTACACAATGTAGATCTCGAGTAAGTTTACTTATCGAAAGAAGATTGCAATTCAGTTTAGGGACAAATAGAACAGATGAAAGGAGAAGGTCATCT from Humulus lupulus chromosome 5, drHumLupu1.1, whole genome shotgun sequence encodes the following:
- the LOC133779458 gene encoding uncharacterized protein LOC133779458, giving the protein METFDSYNLFRATNIDGCDFESHLEGHDDTFMEKIEDADTPLYPQCTKYTKLSSIVALYKLKTTNGWFDKSFDELLRLLNDMFPLDNMIPKSMYEVLKFLRLFDLGYEKIHACVNDCCLFRKDKENLQECPTCGTSRWMSDKLTKKVRHGVPAKVLRYFPTIPRLKRMFMSKRISKELRWHHNNKSCDGKMRHPVDSAAWELVNDKWPSFSNEERNIRLGLSTDGFNPFRPKLLWNDIDIYLEPLVEDLKLLWNEGVDAHDVLDNTNFKLRAILMWTIQDFPAYGNLAGCKNKGCFSCPLCGYGTHSEWLKHSGKFSYRGNRKFLKEDHPFRSKRKKNVCESICNTLLDVAGKSKDGLKARLDLQHMGIRSALHPQEKGTRTYLPAALHTLSKLEKELFCKRLFSLKVPDGCSSNIRNCVSMEQCKLMGLKSHDCHILMQQFIPVAIKGLMPLGPRDAIIRLCTFFNRICQRVLDRESIMALENDVIETLCLLERFFPPSFFDVMIHLVVHIGREARLFYVNILLMMSNCVINRRMKILKDYVRNRARPEGCIAECYLADECVSFCNEFTDHSIELNTKEGRNEEWSNDVILEGRPISRRKEIILTDELLEIAHRYIMLNTFVVEPFLE